One window from the genome of Streptomyces sp. NBC_00708 encodes:
- a CDS encoding ATP-grasp domain-containing protein, giving the protein MFDTVLVANRGEIAVRVIRTLRELGVRSVAVFSDADADARHVREADTAVRIGPAPASESYLSADRLLEAARRTGAQAVHPGYGFLAENAAFARACAEAGLVFIGPPAGAISLMGDKIRAKETVSAAGVPVVPGSSGSGLSDAELADAAAKIGMPVLLKPSAGGGGKGMRLVRDAALLADEIAAARREARASFGDDTLLVERWIDRPRHIEIQVLADAHGNVVHLGERECSLQRRHQKIIEEAPSVLLDEATRASMGEAAVQAARSCGYVGAGTVEFIVPGNDPSSYYFMEMNTRLQVEHPVTELITGLDLVEWQLRIAAGEPLPYGQDDITLTGHAVEARVCAEDPARGFLPSGGTVLALHEPQGGGVRTDSGLGEGGEVGSLYDPMLSKVIAYGPDRATALRRLRVALADTVVLGVPVNAGFLRRLLAHPAVVAGELDTGLVEREVDALVPDGVPEEVYAAAALLRRHTASAAARPGAGAWADPFSAGSGWRLGGTPARTVYDFHIPGHDPVQVGLRPCGGGDTELTFGHVGEGANPPPPESGTCGPLGPLPGTAEKARTLAVGEGRIALELAGVTHVFAYAVSPEGHWLGRDGDSWHVRDHDPVEASLTGAGRSGADTLAAPMPGTVTVVKVAVGDEVAAGQSLLVVEAMKMEHVISAPHAGTVTALDVTAGATVAMDQVLAVVVPAAGEDV; this is encoded by the coding sequence ATGTTCGACACGGTCCTCGTCGCCAACCGCGGCGAGATCGCGGTCCGGGTCATCCGGACCCTGCGCGAGCTGGGCGTGCGCTCGGTCGCCGTCTTCAGCGACGCGGACGCCGACGCACGGCACGTACGGGAGGCCGACACGGCCGTACGGATCGGCCCCGCGCCCGCCTCCGAGAGCTATCTGAGCGCCGACCGCCTCCTGGAGGCCGCCCGCCGCACCGGCGCGCAGGCCGTCCACCCCGGCTACGGCTTCCTCGCGGAGAACGCGGCCTTCGCGCGGGCGTGCGCGGAGGCGGGGCTCGTCTTCATCGGGCCGCCCGCCGGCGCGATCTCGCTGATGGGCGACAAGATCCGGGCCAAGGAGACGGTCTCGGCGGCGGGCGTCCCGGTGGTGCCCGGCTCCTCCGGCAGCGGGCTGAGCGACGCCGAACTGGCGGACGCGGCGGCGAAGATCGGCATGCCGGTACTGCTGAAGCCCTCGGCGGGCGGCGGCGGCAAGGGCATGCGGCTCGTCCGGGACGCGGCGCTGCTCGCGGACGAGATCGCGGCGGCCCGGCGCGAGGCGCGCGCCTCCTTCGGGGACGACACCCTGCTGGTGGAGCGGTGGATCGACCGGCCGCGCCACATCGAGATCCAGGTCCTCGCCGACGCGCACGGCAACGTGGTGCACCTGGGCGAGCGCGAGTGCTCGCTCCAGCGCCGCCACCAGAAGATCATCGAGGAGGCCCCGTCCGTCCTGCTCGACGAGGCCACCCGGGCCTCGATGGGCGAGGCGGCCGTCCAGGCGGCCCGCTCCTGCGGGTACGTCGGCGCGGGCACGGTGGAGTTCATCGTCCCGGGCAACGACCCGTCCTCGTACTACTTCATGGAGATGAACACCCGCCTCCAGGTCGAGCACCCGGTGACCGAGCTGATCACCGGCCTGGACCTGGTGGAGTGGCAGCTGCGGATCGCCGCCGGGGAGCCGCTGCCGTACGGGCAGGACGACATCACGCTCACCGGGCACGCCGTGGAGGCCCGGGTCTGCGCCGAGGACCCGGCGCGCGGCTTCCTGCCCTCGGGCGGCACCGTGCTCGCGCTGCACGAGCCGCAGGGCGGCGGGGTGCGCACCGACTCCGGGCTCGGCGAGGGCGGCGAGGTCGGCAGCCTGTACGACCCGATGCTGTCCAAGGTCATCGCGTACGGCCCCGACCGGGCGACCGCCCTGCGCCGGCTGCGGGTGGCCCTCGCGGACACCGTGGTCCTCGGCGTCCCGGTCAACGCGGGCTTCCTGCGCCGGCTGCTGGCCCACCCGGCCGTGGTGGCGGGCGAGCTGGACACCGGTCTGGTGGAGCGCGAGGTGGACGCGCTGGTCCCGGACGGCGTGCCGGAGGAGGTGTACGCGGCGGCCGCGCTGCTGCGACGGCACACCGCGTCGGCCGCCGCCCGCCCAGGCGCCGGCGCCTGGGCCGACCCGTTCTCGGCCGGGAGCGGCTGGCGGCTCGGCGGCACCCCGGCCCGGACGGTGTACGACTTCCACATCCCCGGCCACGACCCGGTCCAGGTGGGCCTGCGGCCGTGCGGCGGCGGGGACACGGAGCTGACGTTCGGCCATGTCGGCGAGGGCGCGAACCCGCCGCCCCCGGAGTCGGGCACCTGCGGGCCGCTCGGACCGCTGCCCGGTACGGCGGAGAAGGCCAGGACCCTCGCGGTCGGCGAGGGCCGGATCGCGCTCGAACTCGCCGGGGTCACCCATGTGTTCGCCTACGCCGTCTCCCCGGAGGGGCACTGGCTCGGCCGGGACGGCGACAGCTGGCACGTGCGGGACCACGACCCGGTCGAGGCGTCACTGACCGGCGCCGGACGCTCGGGCGCCGACACGCTGGCCGCGCCCATGCCCGGGACGGTGACGGTGGTGAAGGTCGCGGTCGGGGACGAGGTCGCCGCCGGGCAGAGCCTGCTGGTGGTGGAGGCGATGAAGATGGAGCACGTCATCTCCGCACCGCACGCCGGCACCGTCACCGCACTCGACGTGACCGCGGGGGCCACGGTCGCCATGGACCAGGTGCTGGCCGTGGTCGTGCCCGCCGCCGGGGAGGACGTGTGA
- a CDS encoding methylcrotonoyl-CoA carboxylase, which produces MQQAPVLASAADPASEAWQANEAAHHALADELRKRLATARLGGGEKARARHVARGKLLPRERVDTLLDAGSPFLELAPLAAEGLYGGAAPAAGVIAGIGRVSGRECVIVANDATVKGGTYYPMTVKKHLRAQEVALENRLPCLYLVDSGGAFLPMQDEVFPDREHFGRIFYNQARMSGAGIPQIAAVLGSCTAGGAYVPAMSDEAVIVRNQGTIFLGGPPLVKAATGEVVTAEELGGGEVHSRTSGVTDHLAEDDAHALRIVRNIVATLPDRGALPWSVRPAEEPKVDPAGLYGAVPVDSRTPYDVREVIARVVDGSRFAEFKAEYGTTLITGFAHIHGHPVGIVANNGILFSESAQKGAHFIELCDQRGIPLVFLQNISGFMVGRDYEAGGIAKHGAKMVTAVACTRVPKLTVVVGGSYGAGNYSMCGRAYSPRFLWMWPNAKISVMGGEQAASVLATVKRDQLGDDWSAEDEESFKAPIREQYETQGNAYYATARLWDDGVIDPLETRQVLGLALTACANAPLGDAGFGVFRM; this is translated from the coding sequence ATGCAGCAGGCACCGGTGCTGGCGAGCGCGGCCGATCCCGCCTCGGAGGCCTGGCAGGCCAACGAGGCGGCGCATCACGCGCTCGCCGACGAGCTGCGCAAGCGGCTCGCCACGGCCAGGCTCGGCGGGGGTGAGAAGGCCCGCGCCCGGCATGTGGCGCGCGGCAAGCTGCTGCCCCGGGAGCGGGTGGACACCCTGCTCGACGCGGGCTCGCCCTTCCTGGAGCTGGCTCCGCTGGCGGCCGAGGGGCTGTACGGGGGCGCCGCGCCGGCCGCCGGGGTGATCGCCGGGATCGGCCGGGTCAGCGGCCGGGAGTGCGTGATCGTCGCCAACGACGCGACGGTCAAGGGCGGCACGTACTACCCGATGACCGTGAAGAAGCATCTGCGGGCCCAGGAGGTGGCGCTGGAGAATCGTCTCCCCTGCCTCTACCTGGTGGACTCGGGCGGCGCCTTCCTGCCGATGCAGGACGAGGTCTTCCCCGACCGCGAGCACTTCGGGCGGATCTTCTACAACCAGGCCCGGATGTCCGGCGCCGGCATCCCGCAGATCGCGGCGGTGCTGGGCTCGTGCACGGCGGGCGGGGCGTACGTCCCGGCGATGAGCGACGAGGCCGTCATCGTCCGGAACCAGGGCACGATCTTCCTGGGCGGCCCGCCGCTGGTGAAGGCCGCCACCGGTGAGGTCGTCACGGCTGAGGAGCTGGGCGGCGGCGAGGTGCACTCCCGTACGTCGGGCGTCACCGACCACCTCGCCGAGGACGACGCGCACGCCCTGCGGATCGTGCGCAACATCGTGGCGACCCTGCCGGACCGGGGCGCGCTGCCCTGGTCCGTGCGGCCGGCCGAGGAGCCGAAGGTGGACCCGGCCGGGCTGTACGGGGCGGTCCCGGTCGACTCGCGTACCCCGTACGACGTGCGCGAGGTGATCGCCCGGGTGGTCGACGGCTCGCGGTTCGCCGAGTTCAAGGCGGAGTACGGCACGACGCTGATCACCGGCTTCGCGCACATCCACGGCCACCCGGTCGGGATCGTCGCCAACAACGGCATCCTGTTCTCCGAGTCCGCCCAGAAGGGCGCGCACTTCATCGAGCTGTGCGACCAGCGCGGCATCCCGCTGGTCTTCCTGCAGAACATCTCGGGCTTCATGGTCGGCCGGGACTACGAGGCCGGCGGCATCGCCAAGCACGGCGCGAAGATGGTCACCGCCGTCGCCTGCACCCGGGTGCCGAAGCTGACCGTGGTCGTCGGCGGCTCCTACGGGGCGGGCAACTACTCCATGTGCGGCCGGGCCTACAGCCCCCGCTTCCTGTGGATGTGGCCCAACGCGAAGATCTCCGTCATGGGCGGCGAGCAGGCCGCCTCCGTCCTCGCCACGGTCAAGCGCGACCAGCTGGGCGACGACTGGAGCGCCGAGGACGAGGAGTCCTTCAAGGCCCCGATCCGCGAGCAGTACGAGACCCAGGGCAACGCGTACTACGCCACCGCCCGGCTCTGGGACGACGGGGTGATCGACCCGCTGGAGACCCGGCAGGTGCTGGGGCTCGCCCTGACCGCGTGCGCCAACGCGCCCTTGGGCGACGCCGGCTTCGGCGTCTTCCGGATGTGA
- a CDS encoding ABC transporter substrate-binding protein — MSTTRASRPTRRGLLAMGGAVGLGAVLAACGGSDSKDSAGSGSKSSAAGPWKFKDDRGQMAEAKSVPKNIVAFTGVAAALHDYGVEVKAVFGPTKTKDGKADVQAGDLDISKVEILGNVWGEFNVEKYAELGPELLVTAMWEKDALWYVPDQSKDKILKLAPSVALWAARTTMPKAIQRHEDLAASLGADVKSAKVTAAKTRFEKAAARLRAAAKSKPDVKVMIGSASQDLFYVSLAKMSADTLYFQELGVKFVEPKVDKAGFFENLSWENVDKYDADIIMMDNRSSALQPEALTSKPTWTQLPAVKAGQVVPRTTEPIYSYDKCAPILEDLAKAIENAKKVA, encoded by the coding sequence ATGAGCACAACCCGAGCGTCCCGTCCCACCCGCCGTGGCCTGCTGGCCATGGGCGGCGCCGTTGGTCTCGGCGCCGTGCTGGCGGCCTGCGGCGGCAGCGACTCGAAGGACTCCGCCGGCTCCGGCTCCAAGAGCTCCGCCGCCGGACCGTGGAAGTTCAAGGACGACCGGGGGCAGATGGCGGAGGCCAAGTCCGTCCCGAAGAACATCGTCGCCTTCACCGGCGTCGCCGCCGCCCTCCACGACTACGGTGTCGAGGTCAAGGCGGTCTTCGGCCCGACGAAGACCAAGGACGGCAAGGCCGACGTGCAGGCCGGGGACCTGGACATCAGCAAGGTCGAGATCCTGGGCAACGTCTGGGGCGAGTTCAACGTCGAGAAGTACGCGGAGCTCGGCCCGGAGCTGCTGGTCACGGCGATGTGGGAGAAGGACGCCCTCTGGTACGTGCCGGACCAGTCCAAGGACAAGATCCTGAAGCTGGCCCCGAGCGTCGCCCTGTGGGCCGCCCGGACCACGATGCCGAAGGCCATCCAGCGCCACGAGGACCTCGCGGCCTCGCTCGGCGCCGATGTGAAGTCCGCGAAGGTCACCGCCGCGAAGACCCGGTTCGAGAAGGCCGCCGCCCGGCTGCGCGCCGCGGCGAAGTCCAAGCCGGACGTCAAGGTCATGATCGGCTCGGCCAGCCAGGACCTGTTCTACGTCTCGCTCGCCAAGATGTCCGCCGACACCCTGTACTTCCAGGAGCTGGGCGTGAAGTTCGTCGAGCCGAAGGTCGACAAGGCGGGCTTCTTCGAGAACCTGAGCTGGGAGAACGTCGACAAGTACGACGCCGACATCATCATGATGGACAACCGCTCCTCGGCGCTCCAGCCCGAGGCGCTGACCTCCAAGCCGACCTGGACGCAGCTGCCGGCCGTCAAGGCGGGCCAGGTCGTCCCGCGTACGACCGAGCCGATCTACAGCTACGACAAGTGCGCGCCGATCCTGGAGGACCTGGCGAAGGCCATCGAGAACGCCAAGAAGGTCGCCTGA
- a CDS encoding beta-N-acetylhexosaminidase codes for MRLHTVRRSALPRALPRLLGSLLLVAAAAVSSACAAPEASAAGATAVAWTPRPLGQVVPAPASVRPGGDPYVLTPATRIRATGYSGEARKIGEYLAGVLRPSTGYALPVTGSDGADGIRLRLDPRAGTLGAEGYTLTSGRGSVTITAKQPAGLFHGVQTLRQLLPAQIERDSRQQGPWRVAGGTITDTPRYAYRGAMLDVSRHFFSVDEVKRYIDQVAQYKINTFHIHLSDDQGWRIAVDSWPRLATYGGSTEVGGGPGGYYTKAQYQEIVRYAGSRYLEVVPEIDMPGHTNAALASYAELNCDGVAPPLYTGTKVGFSSLCAGKDVTYDFIDDVVREVAALTPGRYFHIGGDEAHSTSHEDYVAIMTRAQAVVGKYGKTVMGWHQLTGADPVRGAVAQYWGYDKTSAADRQQVVDAAKNGTRLVLSPADRVYLDMKYTDETELGLKWAGLVEVQRSYDWDPGTYLAGAPESSVLGVEAPIWSETLTDSDDIDVMAFPRLPGAAELAWSPASTHDWETYKVRLAGLGERFTAQGIDYYRSPQVPWPASETGGS; via the coding sequence GTGAGACTGCACACGGTCCGGCGCAGTGCTCTTCCCCGTGCTCTACCCCGACTCCTCGGCTCGCTGCTCCTCGTCGCGGCGGCCGCTGTCTCCAGCGCGTGTGCCGCCCCCGAGGCGTCCGCCGCAGGGGCCACCGCGGTGGCGTGGACACCCAGGCCGCTCGGCCAGGTGGTGCCCGCCCCCGCCTCGGTCAGACCCGGCGGCGACCCCTACGTCCTCACCCCGGCCACCAGGATCCGGGCGACCGGCTACTCCGGCGAGGCCCGGAAGATCGGCGAGTACCTGGCGGGCGTGCTCCGCCCCTCCACCGGGTACGCCCTGCCGGTCACCGGCAGCGACGGCGCCGACGGCATCCGGCTCCGGCTCGACCCCCGCGCCGGCACGCTGGGCGCGGAGGGCTACACGCTCACCTCGGGGCGCGGCTCCGTCACCATCACCGCCAAGCAGCCCGCAGGCCTCTTCCACGGCGTCCAGACGCTGCGTCAGCTGCTGCCGGCCCAGATCGAGCGCGACAGCCGCCAGCAGGGCCCGTGGCGGGTCGCCGGCGGCACCATCACCGACACCCCGCGCTACGCCTACCGGGGCGCGATGCTCGACGTCTCGCGCCACTTCTTCTCGGTCGACGAGGTGAAGCGGTACATCGACCAGGTCGCGCAGTACAAGATCAACACCTTCCACATCCACCTCTCCGACGACCAGGGCTGGCGCATCGCCGTCGACTCCTGGCCGAGGCTGGCCACGTACGGCGGCTCCACCGAGGTCGGCGGCGGGCCCGGCGGGTACTACACCAAGGCCCAGTACCAGGAGATCGTGCGGTACGCGGGATCCCGCTATCTGGAGGTGGTCCCGGAGATCGACATGCCGGGCCACACCAACGCCGCCCTCGCCTCGTACGCCGAGCTGAACTGCGACGGCGTCGCGCCGCCGCTCTACACCGGCACCAAGGTCGGTTTCAGCTCCCTGTGCGCCGGCAAGGACGTGACGTACGACTTCATCGACGACGTCGTACGGGAGGTGGCCGCGCTCACGCCCGGCCGCTACTTCCACATCGGCGGCGACGAGGCGCACTCCACCAGCCACGAGGACTACGTGGCGATCATGACCCGGGCCCAGGCGGTCGTCGGTAAGTACGGCAAGACCGTGATGGGCTGGCACCAGCTCACCGGGGCCGACCCGGTCAGGGGTGCGGTCGCCCAGTACTGGGGCTACGACAAGACCAGCGCCGCCGACCGGCAGCAGGTGGTGGACGCGGCGAAGAACGGCACCCGGCTGGTGCTGTCGCCGGCGGACCGGGTGTACCTCGACATGAAGTACACCGACGAGACCGAACTGGGCCTGAAGTGGGCCGGACTGGTCGAGGTCCAGCGCAGTTACGACTGGGACCCGGGGACGTACCTCGCGGGCGCCCCGGAGAGCTCCGTGCTCGGCGTCGAGGCGCCGATCTGGTCCGAGACCCTGACCGACAGCGACGACATCGACGTGATGGCGTTCCCGAGGCTGCCCGGCGCCGCCGAGCTGGCCTGGTCGCCGGCGTCGACGCACGACTGGGAGACCTACAAGGTACGGCTGGCGGGGCTCGGGGAGCGGTTCACCGCCCAGGGCATCGACTACTACCGCTCGCCGCAGGTCCCCTGGCCCGCCTCGGAGACGGGCGGAAGCTGA
- a CDS encoding universal stress protein, with the protein MAGHEIPEPADRKQVADPLSEPLAAEQARRPCDPAFRHGVVVGFDGSTSSERALAYAIGMSRRTGSGLIIVHVANRLPTTVWAGCEPPVFVDVPDHRTEVLGLELACADYLAEVSWVLVERGGDICHELEEVGREYSADAIVVGSTHGLVGKIFGSVAGRLARRAQRPVVVIP; encoded by the coding sequence ATGGCCGGTCACGAAATCCCCGAACCCGCGGACCGCAAGCAGGTAGCCGACCCCCTGTCGGAGCCGCTCGCGGCCGAACAAGCGCGCCGTCCGTGCGACCCCGCCTTCCGGCATGGGGTCGTCGTCGGCTTCGACGGCTCGACCTCCAGCGAGCGGGCCCTCGCCTATGCGATCGGCATGTCCCGCAGGACGGGCTCCGGTCTGATCATCGTCCACGTCGCCAACCGGCTGCCGACCACGGTCTGGGCGGGCTGCGAGCCCCCCGTCTTCGTCGACGTCCCGGACCACCGCACCGAGGTCCTCGGCCTGGAGCTCGCCTGCGCGGACTATCTCGCCGAGGTCTCCTGGGTGCTCGTGGAGCGCGGCGGGGACATCTGCCACGAGCTGGAGGAGGTCGGCCGGGAGTACTCGGCCGACGCCATCGTGGTGGGCTCCACGCACGGCCTGGTGGGCAAGATCTTCGGCTCCGTGGCGGGCCGTCTGGCCCGCCGCGCGCAGCGCCCGGTCGTCGTCATTCCGTAG
- a CDS encoding hydroxymethylglutaryl-CoA lyase, with protein MTVPAEGLPARVRIHEVGARDGLQNEKGVVPTEVKAEFIRRLAVAGLTTIEATSFVHPKWVPQLADAEQLFPMLGDIADVGDVALPVLVPNERGLDRALALGARRIAVFGSATETFAARNLNRTVDESLAMFAPVVARARAEAVHVRGYLSMCFGDPWEGAVPVPQVVRVAKALRDLGCDELSLGDTIGVATPGHVTALLTGLNEAGVPTDVIGVHFHDTYGQALSNTLAALRHGVSTVDASAGGLGGCPYAKSATGNLATEDLVWMLDGLGIETGVDLDELTATSVWLAGHLGRPSPSRTVRALAAQ; from the coding sequence ATGACCGTCCCGGCCGAAGGCCTGCCCGCCCGGGTCCGCATCCACGAGGTCGGCGCCCGCGACGGCCTGCAGAACGAGAAGGGGGTCGTCCCGACCGAGGTGAAGGCGGAGTTCATCCGCCGCCTCGCCGTCGCCGGGCTGACCACGATCGAGGCGACGAGCTTCGTGCACCCCAAGTGGGTGCCCCAGCTCGCGGACGCGGAGCAGCTGTTCCCGATGCTCGGGGACATCGCGGACGTGGGCGACGTGGCCCTGCCGGTCCTCGTGCCCAACGAACGCGGGCTCGACCGGGCGCTGGCGCTCGGGGCCCGGCGGATCGCGGTGTTCGGCTCCGCGACGGAGACCTTCGCCGCGCGCAACCTCAACCGGACGGTCGACGAGTCGCTGGCCATGTTCGCGCCGGTGGTGGCCCGTGCCAGGGCGGAGGCGGTGCATGTGCGCGGCTATCTGTCGATGTGCTTCGGCGACCCCTGGGAGGGGGCCGTGCCCGTCCCGCAGGTGGTCCGGGTCGCGAAGGCGCTGAGGGACCTCGGCTGCGACGAGCTGTCGCTCGGGGACACCATCGGCGTCGCGACCCCCGGCCACGTGACCGCGCTGCTGACCGGGCTGAACGAGGCGGGTGTGCCCACCGATGTGATCGGGGTGCACTTCCACGACACGTACGGGCAGGCCCTGTCCAACACCCTGGCCGCGCTGCGGCACGGCGTGTCCACGGTGGACGCGTCGGCGGGCGGCCTCGGCGGCTGCCCGTACGCGAAGAGCGCGACCGGAAACCTCGCCACCGAGGATCTCGTGTGGATGCTCGACGGCCTCGGCATCGAAACCGGGGTCGACCTCGACGAGCTGACCGCCACCAGCGTGTGGCTCGCCGGACACCTGGGCCGACCCAGCCCTTCCCGTACCGTCCGCGCACTCGCGGCGCAGTGA
- a CDS encoding acyl-CoA dehydrogenase family protein, with product MSLDHRLTAEHEELRRTVEEFAHDVVAPKIGDFYERHEFPYEIVREMGRMGLFGLPFPEEYGGMGGDYLALGIALEELARVDSSVAITLEAGVSLGAMPVYRFGTEEQKRRWLPKLCSGEALGAFGLTEPDGGSDAGGTRTTAVRDEATGEWVINGSKCFITNSGTDITELVTVTAVTGRKENGAPLISSIIVPSGTPGFTVAAPYSKVGWNASDTRELSFSDVRVPLENLLGEEGRGYAQFLRILDEGRIAIAALSTGLAQGCVDESVKYAAERHAFGKPIGANQAIQFKIADMEMRAHMARIGWRDAASRLLADEPFKKEAAIAKLYSSTVAVDNAREATQIHGGYGFMNEYPVARMWRDSKILEIGEGTSEVQRMLIARELGLQA from the coding sequence ATGTCCCTGGACCACCGGCTGACCGCCGAGCACGAGGAACTGCGCCGTACCGTCGAGGAGTTCGCGCACGATGTCGTCGCCCCGAAGATCGGCGACTTCTACGAGCGGCACGAGTTCCCGTACGAAATCGTGCGCGAGATGGGGCGGATGGGCCTGTTCGGGCTGCCGTTCCCCGAGGAGTACGGCGGGATGGGCGGCGACTACCTCGCGCTCGGCATCGCCCTGGAGGAGCTGGCCCGGGTCGACTCCTCGGTGGCGATCACGCTGGAGGCAGGGGTCTCGCTGGGCGCGATGCCGGTGTACCGCTTCGGCACCGAGGAGCAGAAGCGGCGGTGGCTGCCGAAGCTCTGCTCGGGCGAGGCGCTGGGCGCGTTCGGCCTGACCGAGCCGGACGGCGGTTCGGACGCGGGCGGCACCCGGACGACCGCCGTGCGCGACGAGGCGACGGGTGAGTGGGTGATCAACGGCTCCAAGTGCTTCATCACCAACTCCGGCACGGACATCACGGAGTTGGTGACGGTCACGGCGGTGACCGGCCGCAAGGAGAACGGCGCCCCGCTGATCTCCTCGATCATCGTCCCGTCCGGCACCCCGGGCTTCACGGTGGCCGCCCCCTACTCCAAGGTCGGCTGGAACGCCTCGGACACCCGTGAGCTGTCCTTCTCCGACGTGCGCGTCCCGCTGGAGAACCTGCTCGGCGAGGAGGGCCGGGGCTACGCGCAGTTCCTGCGCATCCTGGACGAGGGGCGGATCGCCATCGCGGCGCTCTCGACGGGCCTGGCGCAGGGCTGTGTGGACGAGTCGGTGAAGTACGCCGCCGAGCGGCACGCCTTCGGGAAGCCGATCGGCGCCAACCAGGCCATCCAGTTCAAGATCGCGGACATGGAGATGCGGGCGCACATGGCCCGCATCGGCTGGCGCGACGCGGCCTCCCGGCTGCTGGCGGACGAGCCCTTCAAGAAGGAGGCCGCGATCGCCAAGCTGTACTCCTCCACGGTGGCCGTGGACAACGCCCGCGAGGCGACCCAGATCCACGGCGGCTACGGCTTCATGAACGAGTACCCGGTGGCCCGGATGTGGCGCGACTCCAAGATCCTGGAGATCGGCGAGGGCACCAGCGAGGTCCAGCGCATGCTGATCGCCCGCGAGCTGGGGCTGCAGGCCTGA
- the glmS gene encoding glutamine--fructose-6-phosphate transaminase (isomerizing) produces the protein MCGIVGYIGKRDVAPLLLEGLQRLEYRGYDSAGIVITGKPAAGKPATLKSVKAKGRVRELESRVPKRFAGTTGIAHTRWATHGAPSDENAHPHLDAEGKVAVVHNGIIDNASELRARLTAEGVVFLSETDTEVLVHLIARSEAGTLEEKVREALRSVEGTYGIAVLHADFNDRIVVARNGSPVVLGIGEKEMFVASDVAALVAHTRQVVTLDDGEMATLKADDFRTYTTEGSTTTATPTTVEWEAESYDMGGHDTYMHKEISEQADAVDRVLRGRIDDRFSTVHLGGLNLDAREARGVRRIKILGCGTSYHAGQIGAQLIEELARIPADAEPASEFRYRNPVVDPDTLYVAVSQSGETYDVLAAVQELKRKGARVLGVVNVVGSAIAREADGGTYVHAGPEVCVVSTKCFTNTVVAFALLALHLGRIRDLSVADGKRIIEGLRKLPAQISEILEGEDEIKKLAAEYADAKSMMFIGRVRGYPVAREASLKLKEVSYIHAEAYPASELKHGPLALIEPAMPTVAIVPDDDLLEKNRAAMEEIKARSGRILAVAHQVQEKADHTIVVPKNENELDPILMGIPLQLFAYHTALAMGRDIDKPRNLAKSVTVE, from the coding sequence ATGTGCGGAATCGTCGGTTACATCGGAAAGCGTGACGTGGCTCCGCTGCTGCTGGAGGGCCTGCAGCGGCTGGAGTACCGGGGTTACGACTCCGCCGGCATCGTGATCACCGGGAAGCCCGCGGCCGGGAAGCCCGCGACGCTGAAGTCGGTCAAGGCCAAGGGCCGGGTCCGCGAGCTGGAGTCCCGGGTCCCCAAGCGCTTCGCCGGCACCACCGGCATCGCCCACACCCGCTGGGCCACGCACGGCGCCCCGAGCGACGAGAACGCCCACCCGCACCTGGACGCCGAGGGCAAGGTCGCCGTCGTCCACAACGGGATCATCGACAACGCCTCCGAGCTGCGCGCCCGGCTGACCGCCGAGGGCGTTGTCTTCCTCTCCGAGACCGACACCGAGGTGCTGGTCCACCTGATCGCCCGCTCGGAGGCCGGGACGCTGGAGGAGAAGGTCCGCGAGGCCCTGCGCTCCGTGGAGGGCACGTACGGCATCGCCGTCCTGCACGCCGACTTCAACGACCGCATCGTGGTGGCCCGCAACGGCTCCCCGGTCGTCCTCGGCATCGGCGAGAAGGAGATGTTCGTCGCCTCCGACGTCGCCGCCCTGGTCGCCCACACCCGCCAGGTCGTCACCCTCGACGACGGCGAGATGGCCACCCTCAAGGCCGACGACTTCCGTACGTACACCACGGAGGGCTCGACCACGACGGCCACGCCGACCACCGTGGAGTGGGAGGCCGAGTCGTACGACATGGGCGGCCACGACACGTACATGCACAAGGAGATCTCCGAGCAGGCGGACGCCGTCGACCGGGTGCTGCGCGGCCGGATCGACGACCGGTTCTCCACGGTGCACCTGGGCGGCCTCAACCTGGACGCCCGCGAGGCGCGCGGGGTCCGCCGCATCAAGATCCTCGGCTGCGGCACCTCGTACCACGCGGGCCAGATCGGCGCGCAGCTGATCGAGGAGCTGGCCCGCATCCCCGCGGACGCCGAGCCCGCGTCCGAGTTCCGCTACCGCAACCCGGTCGTGGACCCCGACACGCTGTACGTCGCGGTCTCGCAGTCCGGTGAGACGTATGACGTACTGGCCGCCGTCCAGGAGCTGAAGCGCAAGGGCGCCCGGGTCCTCGGTGTGGTCAACGTGGTCGGCTCGGCGATCGCCCGCGAGGCCGACGGGGGTACGTACGTGCACGCCGGCCCCGAGGTGTGCGTGGTCTCCACCAAGTGCTTCACCAACACCGTGGTCGCGTTCGCGCTGCTCGCCCTGCACCTGGGCCGCATCCGTGACCTCTCGGTCGCCGACGGCAAGCGGATCATCGAGGGCCTGCGCAAGCTGCCCGCCCAGATCAGCGAGATCCTGGAGGGCGAGGACGAGATCAAGAAGCTGGCCGCCGAGTACGCGGATGCGAAGTCGATGATGTTCATCGGCCGGGTGCGCGGCTACCCCGTGGCCCGCGAGGCCTCGCTGAAGCTCAAGGAGGTCTCGTACATCCACGCCGAGGCCTACCCCGCGTCCGAGCTGAAGCACGGCCCGCTCGCGCTGATCGAGCCCGCGATGCCGACCGTGGCGATCGTGCCGGACGACGACCTGCTGGAGAAGAACCGCGCCGCGATGGAGGAGATCAAGGCCCGCAGCGGCCGCATCCTCGCCGTGGCCCACCAGGTCCAGGAGAAGGCCGACCACACCATCGTCGTGCCGAAGAACGAGAACGAGCTGGACCCGATCCTCATGGGCATCCCGCTCCAGCTCTTCGCGTACCACACGGCGCTGGCCATGGGCCGGGACATCGACAAGCCGCGCAACCTGGCGAAGTCCGTCACCGTCGAGTAG